GATGGCCGGTCGGGGGGGTATGGAAAATGTCACCGGTCAGTTAATCACGGCTCTGAATGCGGAACCCGGCACGGAAGCCGGGCTGTTTATTATTAACAGCGGAGAGGAAAGCCACTCCCGCGCCTGGACCGCCAACGCCGTCCTGGCAGAGAGCGTCTGCACGCTGCGGAATAAGAAGATAAAAAACCTTATTCACACGCTGAGAATGGCCGCCTTCTTTCGTCGCTATCAGCCCGATCATGTCCTGACTCTGAACACCATCCCCTGTCTGATGACGCGCCGCGCCATTACGCTGTCCGGACGTAAAATCGTCCTGTCGAGCTGGATGCACCTGCCTCCGCGCGAGCGTTATCGCCCACATTATCTGCTGCGGGCCGATCACCATTTTGCCATCAGTAAGCAGATCAAAGAGCAGCTGGTGGAATTAGGTGCGCGTGCCACTGACGTTGACGTTATCTATAACCCGATCAGGCGCAATGATGTCGTTATCGGCAGACCCCAGGCGCTGAAGTTTCTCTATATCGGTCGCGTTCATTTTCAGCGGCAGAAACAGCTTAAAGATCTGTTTGATGCGTTAACGCATCTGGATGCACCCTGGACGCTGGAGATTGTCGGTGACGGAGAAGATCTGACGCAGTGTCAGCACTACGTGGCGGAACTCGGGATTCAGGATCGCATCACCTGGCATGGCTGGCAGGAGAACGCCTGGGAGTACGTCCGCCAGCATATCAAACAGGTCACCTGTCTGCTGATGACCTCGAACTTCGAAGGCTTCCCGCTGATTCTGCTGGAGGCGATGTCGCGTGGTGTCTACTGCGTCTCATCCGACTGCATCAGCGGCCCGTCAGAAATTATTCAGAACGGTATTAATGGCCAGCTTTATCCGACCAGTGACAGCATGGCGCTGGCCGCAATTCTCAACGCCATGAGCGGGGATTTCCACTTCCCTGATCATCAGGTTATTAAAGCGAGCATCACCGGTTTTTATGAGGAAAATTATATGAAGCACCTGATGAGCGTGTTTAACCGTCTTACTGAGGTTAAGCATGACGAATAAAACCAGTCGCAATGGATTAACGTTAATGGTTAATTTTTCAGTGATTGCACTTTGCCTGGCGCTGTCACTGAATATGTTTGTTACCGGCCTGCCGCAAAAAATATTCTATCTGGTCTCTTATCTCTCCGTTGCGTCCGTGTTGTATGGCGTGGTGCGCAGACGAGTCGACTTTAAACAGAACGGTTTTTATATCGCCCTGTTTGCGGTGCTGATTATCTTCGCCCTGATCCGTCTTTTCTGGGCGATGCATGT
This genomic window from Pantoea sp. Lij88 contains:
- a CDS encoding glycosyltransferase, which gives rise to MDDERTAQSMDKAMKNNDNVRKQRIVLVTDLMAGRGGMENVTGQLITALNAEPGTEAGLFIINSGEESHSRAWTANAVLAESVCTLRNKKIKNLIHTLRMAAFFRRYQPDHVLTLNTIPCLMTRRAITLSGRKIVLSSWMHLPPRERYRPHYLLRADHHFAISKQIKEQLVELGARATDVDVIYNPIRRNDVVIGRPQALKFLYIGRVHFQRQKQLKDLFDALTHLDAPWTLEIVGDGEDLTQCQHYVAELGIQDRITWHGWQENAWEYVRQHIKQVTCLLMTSNFEGFPLILLEAMSRGVYCVSSDCISGPSEIIQNGINGQLYPTSDSMALAAILNAMSGDFHFPDHQVIKASITGFYEENYMKHLMSVFNRLTEVKHDE